The nucleotide sequence actattttattgcataaatTCCTGGGTCCTTTCCACTAATAATTTCGGTTTTTATAGGTGATTCGTCTTTTCTGTTTCACACACGTTTTGAGTCAATACATGGATTTTATGCCCTGTTAGTGGAAGGGTGCAGTATTTCTCAACCATTTAGATTTAGGGTCTTCAAACCGTACCGGTACTCGAGAGCCTTCTGGCCGTttaaccatatttttatttaaaaaagtaaactcATTTGAAACTATTGTATTAGGTAACAACCGGTGGTACAGAGTCAATAATGATGGCGTGCAAAGCGTTCAGGGATCGCGCATACAACAAGGGCATAAGCAATCCTCAAATGGTACTTGCCACGACGGCTCACACCGCCTTTGACAAGGCCGCGCAATATTTGAACATTTCAGTTGTCACGGTGCCTGTCAATCCTGACactttgacagttgacatcAACGCTGTTAAGAAGGCCATTGGACGCAGGACTTGTTTGGTAAGTTGACATagatatttagaatttttttaatatggtaTTATTTACGCAGTAGTACTTTTTTCTTCTCACGTAAAATTTTCTCGTATCATACAATCATACAAGTAACTATTTTTCCGCCCACCAACTTCTTTTATTCTCTGAAAAATCTGCTTATCCTTTAATCACAGTGTGTTTTGGTAGAATAATCTTTAAGTCTTAACGTTGTTTCCATCTGAGCGAAAATACCGTGACGTTTACAACTATTCTTCGAACTTTTTGAGAGCCTTTCACGGCTGCCATATATTTTCGTTTCTTGATATAACAATTTGATGTCTGAAACTGAAAGAAAAGTgatatagttaatatataaaaataactctgCGTTAGGGCCctgtttcatttgttttggtTACGCATAATGGCAACACAGTTTAGGTATAACCCAGCCGTCTCCATCGGCGTGAAGTAATCATAGACTATGGCAAAATGCCTATTGTTTTTCAGGTCATTTACTGTTTCTCTTtccatttattttgtttatttgaatttttatactattgGAATATTTACTCtgtattgatatatttcaGATTGTAGGATCAGCACCCAACTTCCCCTACGGTACAATGGATGACATCCGAGCTCTATCCGACATAGCCGTAGAGTACGAGATTCCCTTACACGTAGACGCGTGTCTCGGCGGTTTCGTGGCGTGCTTCATGCCGGATGCCGGATATCCGGTTCCCGATTTTGATTTCCGGCTACCAGGTGTCGCTAGTATGTCTGCTGATACACATAAGGTTTGTTATTTAAGAATTCTTAACTCATgctaatattgaaaattaaatatgccaacgaaccttaaaataaaatttagaattttatagctaattatttcaacatctaatgtaaatttagatgttaaaatattccatgatatatttatcatGTTTAGAGGTAGGATTTATCTATGCATATTTATGGATGGGAAACTAATATTTCACAATTATTGTAACTGACAACTGACAGATTTATTTTGACAACTGACTATAAAGTCTATATAGAAGATAAACACTGTGTGGTTGCAGACTGTGAGGACGCTACAGTGCTAAATTacctttgtatattatattatagtttgactgtaataaatgttataaataagaaataattaaactatatacTCAGTGAATAATTACCCGTAgcaaataagaattatataacTGCCACTCCGGGTTTCATTTATATAGAACTAATCTGTGCAAGCACAGAGTATTATTCATAGTATGATTGTAGAATGttgtgaatatttaatattaaaattaattaataaataatatataaaatttttcgaTTAACCTGTAGgtttgttttataacaaattgtaTGGGTACTTGCTGTGAGGGGTACAATCCGGCTATTCTCGTTTAAATTTCTATCAAGATAAATGGCCTTTGCGTGCACGGTGCTGATATGTAACCAGATAAAACCGTGCCTCCAAATTTTACCTTGGACAAGTTCCAGATAACCCTTAAAGCTGGAAAAGCGATCCGTCGCTAGATTCTTCAGACAATGGCGCTTTTAGCtgagcatttatttttttctgatttAAAGAGAATATATCGGAACGTAAACGTAGATGTACTTTGATTCCAGTACGGGTTCGCGCCTAAAGGAACGTCAGTGGTACTGTATCGACATGAAGAGTACAGGCATGGTCAGTACACGGTCACTACAGACTGGCCCGGAGGCGTCTACGGCTCGCCCACTGTTAATGGTAAAGCTGATTTAAACaagttaaaactatatttttaatctacatACCAGAGATTATTTAGATATCAAATATGCTTAGAAGTCTGCAAATATTTGAGTATTCAAGTTTCGAAGACtgtatgtgtatgtttgtCTACAAATGTATCGGAAATgaaacacataaaaattattattttatactaattcAGGAAACGGTCAcgtttcattcaaaatattctgttttttttaatttcagtaggTATTTAGGAATGTATTATTgcaaatgattaattaatcattatcCTTTATCACATATTAGGCAGGAATCTGGGATCAGGGTTAAATATAAGGGATGCAACAGGCCttcatttagaaaaatctaaGAAAGATGGAAAGAAAGTGGAAGAAGTGAACGCGGGTTTGGTTAGGGAGTTCAATGATGTTAAGTGTTgccaacattaaaatatatttattgctctcaaatcttttattatattaatatatatatttcgtaaCGACCAATCTGGAGTCAGAATGCAATCTGCAGTTTAAAATGCGTCGACTTTagcaataacatttttttggcCTTATCTTAGGCAGCCGTGCCGGTGGTTCAATCGCGGCCTGTTGGGCTAGTATGATGTATATTGGGAAGAATCGTTACGTTGACATGACGAGGGAGATTCTGCAGACCACCAACTACATACTTGAGGAGTAAgtcttaatttatgtttttgatatatatgtaaaaaatatggatTAAATTAGGGAGCGTTCATGTAGTCACACAATTTTTCTAGATTCTTGACCCCCCCAACCATTTTGTTACTATAACTTACTCGAACGTTCCATTATCGCAATCTCTTCCAGACAACTTTAGTAAGggaaaattctaaaaaaagaaatgtgacGGGTGAAAAGCATAATCAAtgcttatacaaaaaatatagaacctttaacttaaataatacatcatacatcttaaattaaaatgtgttttatattattcttgtgtttctttctttatatttgttttattaaaatatatttaattctatgAATGTCTTGATGTCATCATCTGACCAATACCAATGTCAAGAAATTTATAAcagtgtatgtatgtataacaaactacccacaaatataaaaaaattgctcaACACAAAGCTAAGTGTTTATGTTAGatgaaattacttttaaattaatttcttataatttacttttgcttttatgtttttttactttgattatTGTAAAAACGACAATATCATGTTAAACTAAAGTGTTATTCTCATGCAAGTgacatttttgtcttttttgagaaataaagtctttaaacctGTAACTTCATCCTAATTTCAGAGTCGTTCGTTAATGATCACTAATAAACGATAGCgcacagatttctgtattgaTTTTGATGCCTGTTTGGTCACTAAAACCTttaagtaagaaataaaataaaaagtagtcAACACACGCGTAAACACGCATTGCCCATGGGTGGTCAAGAAATCGTTTACCCTCAAAGGTCGCCAACCTTCCCGTTACAGGTGTCCTTTGACGGTTAACACTTATAGGCGttcgtttgcctcctgtaaaacgtgtttttattatcacaGATTGCAAAAGATAAAGGGTATCTTCATATTCGGAAAACCGGCGACTACCGTCATCGCATTCGGCTCGAAGCAATTCGATATATTCAAAATGGCCGATTTGTTACACAAAAAGGGGTGGAGTTTGAATGCTCTCCAATTTCCATCTGGGTAAGTTGCTTCAATTGGTATTTAAACGATACAGAATGTACACAATTTTACCAGCGCGATACGacatttttaggtctgggcctcagatttctgtttcgtgatcatttgtcaatttaatagttCATCTTTATTTGATACAGAATGTACACAATTTTACCAATGCgctacaacatttttaggtctgggcctcagatttctatttcgtgatcatttgtcaatttaatagttCATCTTTATTTGACACAGAATGTACACAATTTTACCAATGCgctacaacatttttaggtctgggcctcagatttctgttccttcataatttgtcaatttaatagttCATCTTTATTTGATACGGAATGTACACAATTTTACCAGTGCgctacaacatttttaggtctgggcctcagattaaataaattactaatcaGCCTCCTATGCCCGACACATGCTATTTTGAGAGATTTTCAGtacattacttttatttggCTATGAACAGAGATTAATGAAAACTGATGCAAAAGTCAAAAAGAAACAAACCTGGAATACTAACTGCGTatggattaattttaattatttgatttgccTAGGATTCACATTTGCGTGACCCACGCCCATACAGCGGAAGGCGTGGCCGAACGCTTCGTCAATGACATTCGCGCGGTTGCAGCTGAGTGCTTGAAGGCTGGCGATGCTCCTGTCGAAGGAAAGGTAATATTtaccattattaaatataaaataaatattactgcaTTTACATTCACACAAAACACTAcacatataatgtatgtacGGAGGGACCAATTTCCACTCTTATGACATTCCCCATGCATGCCGACGATTATGGAGACTTCTGACTTAATTTTACTGTTGACCTGTTCGCCCTAAATTTGTGTAAAACTTTGTGTAAAAACCCAAAATTTGTGTAAAAAGGTAAATAACTGTTGTAATCACCAactaagaaaatcaaagatttCCTTCCCCTCTCCTCTCTATACTGATACTTGAACGGGCCCTAACCTcagaaagtttatttatttatttattaacacttcgttgcattacataaaaggaaaaaaatattaaacataatttaatgaaaagcaaccgGCGGCCTTATCggtttcgagcgatttcttccagacaaccactgtgaataaaggaaaaaaaacatcgaGTAGTTTACCTCTATAATATcagatttagggcctgtttcacaatgtatggataaagtgccaaatagctatgcaacacataaattattcgaaagataaaagttccaaataatatacttagcTTTTCATGACGTacagcgctatctgacagtcgtgaaacgcaaaaatactatttatcctaccaataagtaacaaatagcttatttggaacttatccggacattgagaaacaggcccttagtatcttaaatcttatattaaaaaacttattttagaaattattgcAAAACCACACACAAACTAAAAAACTTCCTTTTGCAGATGGCCATTTATGGCGTAGCTCAGAGCATCTCGGACCGTAGTCTGGTGTCAgatattacaaaacatttcaTTGACTCTATGTATTATTTGCCAACGGAGCAGGACtacgataaaaaataatttcttgtgtattcaattgtttatgTACACAGTACacacaatattttctattcattatttaaaacgattatatttttatggaaattGTGATACATATGAAGAAGTCTTTTATTTAGCAATTTAAGCGTAcgatgtttatataaatacgtaaaagaaatttatataattagtaattgttgaaatttttgaaatatgggaacttataaatattgtcaaaagtgtattaatgattaattttatgttgttaaaattttgtttgcaaTTATTTTGGGGAAATTCGaccatattgtaataaaaaataagtgtaaaataattgtttaagggtgaaatctttttttttgtatttatttatggtacctaattattatatatatatataaataaacttgcaAGGTCTAAGATcgtgtataaattttatattaacagtCCTTTAAGTACTTTGTAAAACAACTgttattctttaataaagtttaatcaataaatggattttattttccaaattaGATTttctatcttatatatatatatataaattattatttgttcagaattataatataatatatattatatttttattcgtggACCCGATAGACGTTGATGTTTTAGatagaaaacttaaaacaaaaacattcctGAATCCTCTTCAACACacaaattttcatcaaaatcgatCCAACCGTTTCAGagatttatttccaacaaaataaaaaagcgaCCACTTAAGGAatgaattaaagaaaaattactcGTCTTGGTCTAGATGTCTTCGATTTTAGTGCTTAGaaacatattttgcgattcatttacaattatatacttGATTGCATAtatgttacaatttaaaacatttacattaaacataacatttttctttGGATATATTTTGCTATAAAGAGGTAACGCGACTGAATCTCTCAGCTACTcagttaaaactaaaaatgttcATTAGACAGTCTTCATAAATCTTCTGTGGCCGAAATTCATGCGATTGTCATGCTTGATGTCACTTGATGTTTATCAAGGATTCGcaagatttttaatatgtaaatcgAAATTCTAAAATGAGATGGCTGGCAGTGCTTATGTTTAGTTTACAAATTTTTACGTCGCCTGGGTCTGTTAATTACTGTGGTGCACGTATGTGTGGATATACGGACCAGCATACATTCTGTAGATTCTCGGTAAGaccaatattttatactttttattaaatacttactaaCGTTAgtgatataaaacatttatcagAGTCCTGGATTGTCTTGTATGGGTTATATAGACGCTCCACTGTCACACGACGATAAGTCCCGAATTCTTGCGAGATTAAATAGAAGAAGAAGCGATGTCGCCTTGGGATATAGCGACTGGCCACCCGCCGCCGATATGTTCAAATTGGTAATGGTAGCTCCGCAGTTTTAGTCAATTTTGTTTGCGTTTTTCTTCTCTCCTGATCATCGATTGTTTTCATTCTGTGATtgtagattaattattgggttcgggctttagaaatttaaaaatttgttaaatatgctAGCAATTCAGTCCTGTATTGCTagcatatattttaacaattcattagtgtaatgtttatattgcaaattattcctttttatatacaatgttGGCTTCGTCactaaacataacaataattaaatagtttgtacttttcatttttttgttgGGAATGAAACTGGATTTCCATTCGAAAGAAGCTGAATGTTCTGTGTGCGAATAACGACAATCTGagatataatattagaattacagaaaaaaataatcgataTTATTATAGCGATGGGTTGAAGAACTGTCCCGCGAAGCGCAACTCTGGGCAGATCAGTGTAGGCCTCCGGAGCAACTTGAGGAGCACGATATTTGCCGTGATCTGTGTATGTACCATATTAAAATACGCTACAAAGATTTGTTAAACTTCACTTCCCAAACTCCCCAAAACCAAAATTTGTATCTGTCTGCCTATCGCGTTTAGAGttttctcaatttataccAAGTTAgttttccaatattttaatataagtaaataaaattataatatgctCTAGTGggactgatttagtttttgaaaaaCCACGACAAGAAATTATGGCATATTTCGACTTCGGCGGCATTTAGAATGTAATGTTTGTCTAACGTTTATATGCAGCATAAAACTTTCAGACTCAACAACTGTAGGACAATGCGTTGCCTCAATAGTAGGCGAAGCGCCAGGGCTCCGCCCTGAAACTATGGTCGACATTTGGTACATGCAAAGAATATCATATGAAGGCAACTTTACTTCTTATGTACCGTTAGTATTTTTATCAGCTTGTACATTATGATTGCATATCGTGTTAGATATATTACTACTAATTGAAGGTATATCAAATGAGTGTGTCCCTTAGGTCACGTTCAtccttatttttaatcaagcCCTGAGCAAAACGAtgctagtaaataaaatatagatccaaaaaatgttttcgCTCACTTGCtaactttattacttaattcaaaatttccgccaaatcaattttaatttttgagccaattaatttaaaatgtaagatAGTCATGCTGAGGCTGTGTACTGAATTATGTTCTAtcatgcattttatttacttccaGACCTGTAAGATCGAGCCAATATTACGGAGATTTTGCACAACTAGTTTGGTCTCGGACATATATGGTTGGATGTGGGAGAAGTCGATTCATGgtaattagtattaaattaaataaatgttacttgTTTTTAGTAGTATTAGCCATATTTGttactataactaatattaCTTTTGCCTTAAACTCGACTTAACTACTctacccacaacacaggggCCCCCTAGTGGCAGAATGTTAACAATTTGACAACCATTCTTACAATTGTTTTTAGGTACCTTGGCGTGGTCGTTTACGCAGTGTGGAACGGCTTGTATGTAACTTTGCGCCGCGTGGTCCGGTGTCCTTTCGTGCCTTGTGGACTCTTGGACGACCTGCCTCCATCTGTCCGCCGCGATCAAGACCTGATCCTCATTTACCAGGACTTTGCAGCTTTCGTACGATGaaacttaattattcaatacgtCACGACCATACCAATCGACTTAACTCGTttttttgaatacatatttcaGAAAATACTATTAGTTTCAGTAAATGACTTTTATTTCAGAGAACAATATGAATGATTCagatgataaatataataatcgtaGCGCTGAAGAGCATTTATTACTAGACACAGTACTTGAAGTAGAAACGAATGATACACATGATCATATTGGACTGTTTGACGAGTGTTACTTAAAGAAAGTAGCTATATCTAATTTGAGTATAAATCCAACTGATATGTATAAAGATTTCGTTTACACAAGAGATATAATCGAAGATTTCGAACTAGAGGAGCAAGTTAATGAAACATCAACACAAACCATTGACACGGCTGTAGGAAATGGggttactaaaaaaataaaggaaaagaAAATAGTTAGAATTTTAGGACGATACAAATCGTTTGATTTAGCAGAATTGGAAGATCAAAATACATCTAAGAACTTGTTAAAAAGtaagttttcaaaataaagatgtaataaaaatggatGTTCTTACTAAGGTTGAATCCGTGTTACAGATGTCCAAGTTGAAGAAACGACAAAGATCCACGAACTTTATGCAGATCTGGAATATTTGGACGTGGAGAAAATTTATGACTCTGTAACAAATGATATAACATtaagaagtataaaaaatgatattaaagttataaagaGCATTAAACAAAGGGCCCGATTTAAGCTGATACTCATTTTCCAGATGACACCGAAGATTTAAGAAGCAATGATAAAGATGCGTCCTTAATACTTGAAACAAATACTTCTAATCCAATAAATATGACAAGATGGAATCAGATAATAGTACCAAATACAACGCTTTTTTCAAACCAAACAACGAAACATGATGATTTAGATGACTATCTTGCGGATCGTAAGTGCGGTGTTGTGAAgtgatttaaaacaaaattacgtcATAAAATGAACTtcaagttaaattataataatttgttatattaataacatttaacaaagataCACAGTAATCTTCGATTATATTATCTCTTTAatttaagcaaataaattgttatagaaaaaaccattttaataactatatacataacaaaaatggtaaatactgtattttttatgcgCAGCGGAAACCTTCAGACAGCTGCAAGAAGCGCTAGATAGGATGGAGAACAGTCTAGCTGGTCCAGTTTCAACAGTTGGAAaggtagtgttttgtttttctgtaaaattaGTATGTATAACAATTCTAGGCTTAGTAGGTACAGATAGTGCAATCCACGAAAACGCGGCCCACTATTCCTCTTATccgtttataatatatgtatgcaaGCTTACGtcaatgtgtgtgtgttatcGGTACACACGCACACCACAATGAATAGACTACTTAGGAGAGAGTGTCAAAGTAAAAGATGCTCAACAATTCGCAACGCTCGGAGCAAACTCCCCGCACCCCGCGATCCCCTCAACCAAAAATTGGCGGGGCGCGTCTTCGTGAATTGTACTGTCTATACTAATACTAtgctttgaattatttttgaaaactttGCGAATCAATGAAATTCATAAGTTATATTGCTAATGCATTTATTGAAATGTGTTAAAAAGTGTTAGATGTCTTTACTTGAGTATCCAAagaatatctaaaaattaatgattcgAGCACATAGCcgatattaaacaatttttttcaccAAAGGTCCGACGTGAACTAAGAACATTGCCACCAAACAAAACTTCAATAGTTAGAAGCAAACAAAATATCATGACTCCTGAAGAGCTTCAAGCGGAAATAGAACGGAATAGAACCTTAGATAGAGGGCCTATGTTAAACATGGTGCTAAAATACTTGCCATATCTAAAACCCTACGAAAAAACAATTATGGGTGAAGTTACAAGTAGCAGTGTTGCAAGACTATTGCCAAATGTATTCGCTTTACTTTTGTGTTTGTGATTTAAgcatttgttattttagatgatttattttaaatatttcatagatatttaactatattaatatctaatttacACTGTCCAATTGTaatgttcaataaataaatttttaatttttgtaattttgatatttcgtAAATCCTGACATTCACTACATCCTCGCAGAGGGATAATTacgtttttttacattttcataatGACAGCATAAtcctcattttttatttattaaaaccagaaaaatgtaaaataaatttatggttGAACTTTCTGCTCATTCATCATCAATTTCAAGAACGTCTAAAAAGTAACTTAACAATTAATTGAATCAcgaaagatataaaatacatattaaagtgAGCAATACTCAATGTAAGTGCGTATTGAGGCCGGCGTTGCTGCGGTCATTGTCCTAATCGCCAGTAGTTAAAATTCAGTGTTGTTTGGACGCGGACGTACACTAGTAGACTTGTCGTAGACGTGCTACGCTGCTACGATATATTGTTGGGTGCATTCATGGCGGGTATTGTAAGGGGTTTTCTATAAATAcgttagatattttttttatcaattaataagtTGATGTATTAATTATGTGAAGATAAATttgttgatttataaaaaaatgcagaattcttaaattattcagtatttaaatttcgttttagttacacattttatacaatatgcATCTTACTTATAGGTTTAAAGCTGAAACAGGCACAAAAAAGACTTATATTAAAACgtgtcaaatatattttcagttcGTTTTcgtatttaaactttaatattattaagtttaaaataatgtcaagCGACGCACAGTCAACAAACATGGAGGCGGGCTCGTCGCGCTCTTGGTTTCGTAGTGCTGACGATGTCAAGATTGAGTTTGGCTTCGGTGTTCCTCTCGGAGCTATGTCTGCGCATCCAGCATTTCATTCAGCCTGGGATGTTGGTTGGTAAGTTTGTATAcgtttaaaatcaattaaatcacAGATTATacggagctggatatattcggtagtgggctcATCGGTTTTAGAGAAAGCATTGTTAAGTGCCTTTCTCGAACCTAATTTGCTGTTTTcctaatgatttttttctgctttaaGTAGAAACAAtttctggtaattttattgtgtgcttatcttatatgttttaattgtatttttttaatttatttatttttaaaacttatgtttatcATTCttgtcataaatttatttagattttgtaaaataatcagtagacttaaaattatgtatgatgtcgaaaactcaataaataaatcgcaaTTCAATAATGGTCATATTGTAATGattcgtaatttatatatgtattaattaaatattattatatattgattaatcGTCCTGTTACTTACATATGATGAAGTATTTGAGGcctttaaaagttatttgtcgtgaatattatatagtattactataataatagtttttgccgcgcaccaccactctgtggaaccagctgccaactgaagtatttccgaacctattcgacttagggtccttcaagaaaagagcgtaccaattcttaaaaggccggcaacggactcgcgagccctctggcattgagggtgtccatgggcggcggtatcacttcacatcaggtgagcctcctgcccgtttgccccctgttctataaaaaaaaaaatattatgtcatggccaaaacatattaaatccatattttaattaacattcgATCATTTTATGACCAATGTTAGTgaacaaattgtaaaatagttttaacagTTTATTCAACCAAACATAATGCTTATATGTCCAAGagaaattttttaacaaaacattgtttCTAATATAGATGAGTATCTATATAACCACAAAGTCAACCAACACAGCATAGCCATATtacatctttttatttaacagaataatataataatggtaTGTTACATTAGGAAACAGCTGtggtttctaaataaaatcctCTTCAAATAATaccactttaaaattatacagttTGATAACTTGAACGATAAAATTCTAAACATGGGGAAACGAACCTTTACCGATCGTTACTTAAACAAACTGATGTTCGAAATATCTGCAAAGaactactatataatattattatttttaccttGAGTCTCGAGTCCTTGGCTTACCAACTGTAAGAATGTTTCCCACTTTTTCACTgctgtataaattttacttatgaCCAAGGACAATGATTATGTACAAGGATTATTATAGCGATTTCAATCACGTACGTTCAACACGCAATGAGTCGTTAAAAATGTAACTGTAATCGTACAAACTATAGGTACGTTTGGCGCATAATGACATAAAATtgaagattaattttaaagttttctgAAGGCATACAAGTTATAAGTGCGGTTTGACGAATGGCATTTGTTTCTAAGAAAAATGCgttgatttttattgataaataaatgttattttaatatattacattttaagggaTACAAAACACTCCATAGGAGTTGTCACAATGATTcccaataaaaattacttgaaaTACGCCCCAATCATATAGCTCGAGAAATTCCAGATGAAAAACGGTTTAACGGTGGACAAGCCAGAAAGCTCTCAAGTCCTTTGGTGaacttttaatgaattaattttatttaaaaattgcacaTGCTAATcacttaatacaattaaaaatatcttggaAAGCCAAAACCCACACCCAAAGGAATCATAACTCAAAACAATACTAAACATTCACAATAATTAGAAAACCCATAATATGTCTAGACGTGTCAGAACGTGCTTGCTGTCCCTAATGCAATTATACTGAATGGACATAATCGATCCGTTGCATTCTTGTCTTTATACTTAGTTCATCAATTTTAAGGTCTATTTAGTTTAGAAAGTTTCAGTATCACAAAAAGAACGACGCACTACCACAGGGAATTGCGAGTTTTACCTTACAACACCCCTGTTTTCTCACAAAAAATGtctccttataataaaatcataaatgcAATGGACGGTGTTGGTCTACTAGGCCTTCACTATGCGAAAACCTTTTTGTCTGTGAGCATTATAACTCGTGCTTGGAcatggaaaacatcgtgaggaaacatGCCTTAGACCTGGAGGatcatcatatatatatatatatatataagaaagatatatttatgaaatgcgTGAATGATTTCAAAACGTGATAAggtcataataataagaataaaagtcatgatatgaaaatttaacGAACTCAATTGTGAGTGGGCTTTAATCGGagataaatgattttactttt is from Pieris rapae chromosome 7, ilPieRapa1.1, whole genome shotgun sequence and encodes:
- the LOC110996967 gene encoding sphingosine-1-phosphate lyase; translated protein: MSERPQPLKAINKFFDEREPWQIVTMTASSVLALVWAHSLYNAKESPTTRLRKEFFRWLRRVPIVRRKIEEKMNEIKADFRKDVAKRLAGVNVNRNLPENGLPSERVVEEIRDHLSLGSYDWKGGNVSGAVYHTNDDIYRVACDAYALTAYTNPLHADVFPGINKMEAEIVRMAINLFHGDDKCCGTVTTGGTESIMMACKAFRDRAYNKGISNPQMVLATTAHTAFDKAAQYLNISVVTVPVNPDTLTVDINAVKKAIGRRTCLIVGSAPNFPYGTMDDIRALSDIAVEYEIPLHVDACLGGFVACFMPDAGYPVPDFDFRLPGVASMSADTHKYGFAPKGTSVVLYRHEEYRHGQYTVTTDWPGGVYGSPTVNGSRAGGSIAACWASMMYIGKNRYVDMTREILQTTNYILEELQKIKGIFIFGKPATTVIAFGSKQFDIFKMADLLHKKGWSLNALQFPSGIHICVTHAHTAEGVAERFVNDIRAVAAECLKAGDAPVEGKMAIYGVAQSISDRSLVSDITKHFIDSMYYLPTEQDYDKK
- the LOC110996976 gene encoding uncharacterized protein LOC110996976 → MRWLAVLMFSLQIFTSPGSVNYCGARMCGYTDQHTFCRFSSPGLSCMGYIDAPLSHDDKSRILARLNRRRSDVALGYSDWPPAADMFKLRWVEELSREAQLWADQCRPPEQLEEHDICRDLYSTTVGQCVASIVGEAPGLRPETMVDIWYMQRISYEGNFTSYVPPVRSSQYYGDFAQLVWSRTYMVGCGRSRFMVPWRGRLRSVERLVCNFAPRGPVSFRALWTLGRPASICPPRSRPDPHLPGLCSFQNNMNDSDDKYNNRSAEEHLLLDTVLEVETNDTHDHIGLFDECYLKKVAISNLSINPTDMYKDFVYTRDIIEDFELEEQVNETSTQTIDTAVGNGVTKKIKEKKIVRILGRYKSFDLAELEDQNTSKNLLKNVQVEETTKIHELYADLEYLDVEKIYDSVTNDITLRNDTEDLRSNDKDASLILETNTSNPINMTRWNQIIVPNTTLFSNQTTKHDDLDDYLADPETFRQLQEALDRMENSLAGPVSTVGKVRRELRTLPPNKTSIVRSKQNIMTPEELQAEIERNRTLDRGPMLNMVLKYLPYLKPYEKTIMGEVTSSSVARLLPNVFALLLCL